The genomic region AACCGGGACGGTGGAGGCGACTTCGGCGGTCGTGAAGGCCTTCCCGGCGGACCGGCTGGTCACCATCCTGGTCGGCGACGCCGCGCAGATCGAGGCGCCGGTGCGCGCCCTCGGGATCGGCGAGGTGAGCGTCGTCACCAACTGACGGCGGCAGTCGGTCGACTGGCCGATTCACGCAGGGCCCTGGCGGGCTTGTCCGCCAGGGCCCTTTTGTCCGTTTGGTGGTGAGGTTGCTTTTATGTGGTGTGGCGTACGCAACAAAAAGGCGTGTCTGTTTGGCGATTGACTGATGATCCGCCTAGCGTCACTCGTGCTGTCCGTCAGTCGTACCCGTCGCATCCGCGGCACCGGGCAGCGATCGCCGAGTCCCCGTCAGGCGCGAGCCTGGGGAGCCGGGGACCCACATGTGTCCCTGGGGTGAATCGGACCGCCTCGCCAGAGGGGGCCCGTAGGAGACCTTCCTGCTCCGAACCCGTCAGCTAACCCGGTAGGCGAGAAGGAAGGAAAGGATCAACCCCTTCATGGCGTTTGGCAGTCGTCCCGCCGGCTCCGGTAAGCACCGTGGTTCCAGCCGTCTGAGCCGCAAGACCGCCGGCTACGCCGGCATAGCCGCCCTCGCCACCACTGGTGTCGTCGGCTCCCTCGCCGCTCCGGCCTTCGCCGCGGACAACAGCGACCACCAGTCGCCCCAGGACAACGCTCTCGGCGCCGTGGTCGTCGCCGAGGACCTCCAGGACGACATCCAGGACCAGGCCGCGTCCCAGCACCGCGCTGCCGAGCACGCGGCCGCCCAGGCTCAGGCCGAGGCCGACGCCAAGCAGCGGGCCGCCGAGGCCAAGCGCTTCGCCGAGGCCAAGGCGAAGGCCGAGCGCGAAGCCGCCGAGCGCGCGGCCCGCGAGGAGGAGCGCAAGCGCCTCAACACCTTCGTCGCACCGGTCGACGGCTCGTACGTCAGCACGCAGTACAAGGCGGGCGGCGGCATGTGGTCCTCCGGCAGCCACACCGGCATCGACTTCCACGCCGCCTCCGGCACCACCGTCCACGCGGTCGGCGCGGGCGTCGTGGTCGAGGCCGGCTGGGGCGGCGCGTACGGCAACAACGTCGTCATCAAGCACAACGACGGTACGTACACCCAGTACGGGCACATGTCCTCGCTGAGCGTTTCCGTCGGCGAGCAGGTCACCCCCGGCCAGCAGATCGGCCTGTCGGGCTCCACCGGCAACTCCAGCGGCCCGCACCTGCACTTCGAGGCCCGCACCGGCTCGCAGTACGGCTCGGACATCGACCCGATCGCGTACCTGCGCTCGCACGACGTCAGCCTCTGACGCGCACCGCACCGCTTCACCGAAGGCCCCGGCTCCCCGAGCCGGGGCCTTCGCGCTGCTCCGGCGGGCAAATGTTTCGCATTTCCGAGCGCTCTCGGAAATTATCGTGTGTTGCAATAGAGTCGAGTTGCGCACATGCGCGTCCAATGAGCGTGGCAGTCAGAAATAGCGGAGGTTCGGTCTTGCGTATTCCTGCGCACGCGGTATGCACGGCAATCCGCGACGACATCGTCTCCGGGGTCTTCGAACCTGGCGGCAGGCTGACCGAGGAAGTGCTGGCCCGCCGGTACGGAGTCTCGCGCGTCCCGGTCCGCGAGGCGCTGCGGACCCTGGAGTCCGAGGGGTTCGTGACCACGCGGCGCCACGCGGGCGCCTGTGTGGCCGAGCCGACCGAGCAGGAGGCCGCCGACCTCCTGGAGGTGCGGATGCTGCTGGAGCCCCTGGCGGCCGCCAGGGCGGCCCGGCGGCGCACCGAGGCCCACCTCAAGGTGCTGCGCGGGCTGGTCAGGCTGGGCCAGGAGCGGGCCAGGCGGGGCCAGGGCGAGGATCTGCGGTCCCTGGGCGGCTGGTTCCACGAGACGCTCGCGCAGGCCTCCGGGAGTCCCGGGCTGGTCGCCCTGCTCACGCAGATGCGGCACAAGGTGGCGTGGATGTACGTGGTGGAGGCGCCGGCCCGGCCGGTGGAGTCATGGGCGGAGCACGGGGCGATCGTGGACGCGGTGGCGCGCGGGGACGCGGAGCGGGCCCGGGCGCTGACGGCGGTCCACGCCGACCGGGCGACGGCCGCGCACCGGCCGCGGCTCCGGCCGACGGTGAGCACTTCGCAACCTTCCGTAAACATGGCGAGCGGCCGGCATTAACAGGGCCCGTATACAAAGGGACGTATCCGGGCGCCGCTGCCGGGATTTCCGGGGTGCGTGAATTTGTTGCGCGCCGAATTCCCGTGGAGTCGGATTCCCGCGCCGGCGCATTTCCGGGCTGCCGCATTTCCGGGCTGCCGCATTTTCGTGGCGCCGAATTCGCCGTGCCCGCAGCGCTGCCGTGTTTTCGCGTGCCGTATTCCGTGAAGCCGGGGGGAACCGGGTGAAGCCGGATGGAGCTGGGCGGAGCTGGGTGGACCCGCGAACGCCGGAGCCGCGGCCCCGGGGTGGTGGGGGCCGCGGCTCCGGCGGGTGTACCGCGTGGGTCGAACCCGAAGGGTCAGACGGTCTCGGGGAGCTCCTCGAGACCCTCGGCGACCAGCTTCGCGAGGCGGTCCAGTGCGACCTCCGCGCCGTCGGCCTCGGAGGCGAGGACGATCTCCTCGCCGCCCTGGGCGCCCAGGCCCAGAACCGCCAGCATGGAAGCGGCGTTGACGGGGTCGCCGCCGGCCTTGGCGATGGTCACCGGGACGCCGGAAGCGGTCGTCGCGCGGACGAAGATCGAGGCGGGACGAGCGTGCAGGCCCTCGGCCCAGCCGACGTTGACGCGGCGCTCTGCCATGGTGATGCCCTTCAGGTTCTTACGGTTGTCTAGACCAGTCTCTCACGACGCCCGGAATGCTCCGACCGGCCTTCGGCTCGGATCTCCCGCCGTTCGGCCTCCCCCAGCTTGCACCGTTTTGCCCCAGCCTGCCTAATGCGCCGCGCGAGCGCTGCCGGGCCGTTCCCGGCCGTAAGGTAGGCCCATGACCACCGAGTCGGACCCCTCGTACCCGGCCCACTGGGAAGCGGACGTCGTCCTGCGTGACGGCGGCACCGCCCGGATCAGGCCCATCACCACCGCGGACGCGGGCCGGCTGGTCAGCTTCTACGAGCAGGTCTCCGACGAGTCGAAGTACTACCGCTTCTTCGCTCCCTACCCCCGCCTCTCCGACCGCGACGTGCACCGGTTCACGCATCACGACTACGTGGACCGGGTCGGCCTCGCGGCGACCATCGGCGGGGAGTTCATCGGCACCGTCCGCTACGACCGCATCGGCTCCGACGGCCGGCCCGCCACCGCCCCCGCCGACGAGGCCGAGGTCGCCTTCCTCGTCCAGGACGCCCACCAGGGCCGCGGAGTGGCCTCCGCGCTGCTCGAACACATCGGCGCGGTGGCCCGCGAGCGCGGCATCCGCCGGTTCGCCGCCGAGGTGCTGCCCGCCAACAGCAAGATGATCAAGGTGTTCACGGACGTCGGCTACCAGCAGAAGCGCAGCTTCGAGGACGGTTCCGTCCACCTCACCCTCGACCTCGAACCCACCGCCGAGTCCCTCGCCGTGCAGCGCGCCCGCGAACAGCGCGCCGAGGCCCGCTCGGTGCAGCGGCTGCTGGCCCCCGGCTCGGTCGCGGTGATCGGAGTCAGCCGCTCCGGCGCGGGCGTGGGCGCCGCCGCGCTGCGCAACCTGCGCGACAGCGGCTTCCACGGCCACCTCTACGCCGTCAACGAGGAGGTCGCCCTCGACCTGCTCGACGGCGTGCGGGCCTACCGCACGATCGACGCCATCGGCGCCCCCGTCGACCTCGCGGTGATCGCGGTTCCGGCGGACCGGGTGCCCGAGGCCGTGGCGGCCTGCGGCGAACACGGGGTACAGGGGCTCGTGGTGCTGTCCGCCGGATACGGGGAGAGCGGCCCGGCCGGACTCGCCCGCCAGCGCGAACTGGTGCGCCAGGTGCGCTCGTACGGGATGCGGCTCATCGGTCCGAACGCCTACGGGGTGATCAACACCGCGCCCGAGGTGGAGCTCAACGCCTCGCTGACGCCCGCGCCGATGCCGATGCGGGGCCGGATCGGCCTGTTCACGCAGTCGGGGG from Streptomyces sp. NBC_00190 harbors:
- a CDS encoding HPr family phosphocarrier protein, whose translation is MAERRVNVGWAEGLHARPASIFVRATTASGVPVTIAKAGGDPVNAASMLAVLGLGAQGGEEIVLASEADGAEVALDRLAKLVAEGLEELPETV
- a CDS encoding GntR family transcriptional regulator, whose protein sequence is MRIPAHAVCTAIRDDIVSGVFEPGGRLTEEVLARRYGVSRVPVREALRTLESEGFVTTRRHAGACVAEPTEQEAADLLEVRMLLEPLAAARAARRRTEAHLKVLRGLVRLGQERARRGQGEDLRSLGGWFHETLAQASGSPGLVALLTQMRHKVAWMYVVEAPARPVESWAEHGAIVDAVARGDAERARALTAVHADRATAAHRPRLRPTVSTSQPSVNMASGRH
- a CDS encoding M23 family metallopeptidase, yielding MAFGSRPAGSGKHRGSSRLSRKTAGYAGIAALATTGVVGSLAAPAFAADNSDHQSPQDNALGAVVVAEDLQDDIQDQAASQHRAAEHAAAQAQAEADAKQRAAEAKRFAEAKAKAEREAAERAAREEERKRLNTFVAPVDGSYVSTQYKAGGGMWSSGSHTGIDFHAASGTTVHAVGAGVVVEAGWGGAYGNNVVIKHNDGTYTQYGHMSSLSVSVGEQVTPGQQIGLSGSTGNSSGPHLHFEARTGSQYGSDIDPIAYLRSHDVSL